From Vanacampus margaritifer isolate UIUO_Vmar chromosome 8, RoL_Vmar_1.0, whole genome shotgun sequence, a single genomic window includes:
- the slc2a10 gene encoding solute carrier family 2, facilitated glucose transporter member 10 has product MGCSSLQLASVVSSLGGLVFGYELGIISGALLQLKAEFGLSCIQQEALVSSLLIGALLASLLGGGLIDRYGCRKSILLSIVLMLSGSLILLISSYQSLLFGRFTVGFAMCQSSMSCCILVSEMVTPGRRGFLVTLYEAGITVGILVSYTINYILFDLQSGWKWMFGLAVVPTLIQLASIWFLPSNTEVQCSHSETALMAAMETEDDACSNGSNEDKKVQYNIMYLFQRKDNMRTRTIIGVGLVLFQQFTGQPNILFYASTIFHSAGFQTDNSAVLASVGIGMVKVVATLTSMVYSDKVGRRPLLISGCCVMATCLICIGLLSGHSLNGAVAPCHSEDSIGNKTSQFHFTIGNYTPLNSTPNENQELQAASALVAGHKTEKTLQPAMEFSPSIREKVFNWIILMCMMAVVTAYSIGFGPMTWLLLSEIFPASVRGRAFAFTTCFNWSAHLLVAFTFLDVFSAIGLSGTFLMYGMTSMVAAVFFYFMLPETKGKTLEEIDKELRLNRFHHGMECCDVIRRRNSPPEYQRVVCQLSR; this is encoded by the exons ATGG GTTGCTCTTCCCTCCAGCTGGCCAGTGTTGTGTCGTCACTGGGAGGTCTGGTTTTTGGTTACGAACTTGGCATCATCTCTGGAGCTTTGCTGCAGCTCAAGGCCGAGTTCGGACTCAGCTGCATCCAGCAAGAGGCGCTGGTCAGCTCCTTGTTGATCGGGGCCCTGCTGGCCTCTTTGTTGGGAGGAGGCTTGATCGACCGTTATGGCTGCAGAAAGTCCATCCTGCTCAGTATTGTCCTAATGCTGAGTGGAAGTCTCATCCTGCTTATCAGCTCCTACCAAAGCCTTTTGTTTGGAAGGTTCACGGTGGGCTTCGCCATGTGTCAATCCTCCATGTCCTGCTGCATCCTCGTGTCGGAGATGGTAACCCCTGGGCGGAGGGGATTTTTGGTAACACTGTACGAAGCTGGGATTACTGTAGGCATCCTTGTATCTTATACGATAAActacattttgtttgatttgcaAAGTGGCTGGAAGTGGATGTTTGGATTAGCTGTAGTACCAACCTTGATTCAACTGGCCTCTATATGGTTTCTCCCGTCAAACACTGAGGTGCAATGTAGCCATTCCGAAACAGCCCTTATGGCTGCCATGGAAACCGAAGATGACGCTTGCTCTAATGGCAGCAACGAAGACAAGAAGGTGCAGTATAATATCATGTACCTGTTCCAGCGTAAAGACAACATGAGGACTCGCACCATCATTGGAGTGGGACTGGTGCTTTTTCAGCAGTTCACAGGCCAGCCAAACATTCTCTTTTATGCCTCCACCATATTTCACTCAGCAGGATTTCAGACCGACAACTCTGCAGTACTTGCATCTGTTGGCATTGGAATGGTCAAAGTGGTGGCCACGCTCACCTCCATGGTGTATTCTGACAAAGTGGGCAGGAGGCCTTTGCTCATCAGCGGATGCTGTGTCATGGCCACTTGTCTGATATGCATTGGACTACTCAGTGGACATTCGTTAAATGGTGCGGTGGCGCCTTGCCATTCAGAGGATTCTATTGGCAACAAGACGAGTCAATTTCATTTTACCATTGGAAATTACACACCTCTTAATTCAACTCCTAATGAGAACCAGGAACTCCAAGCTGCTAGTGCACTAGTTGCCGGACACAAAACGGAAAAAACACTTCAACCTGCTATGGAATTTTCTCCCAGCATTCGTGAAAAAGTTTTCAACTGGATCATTCTCATGTGCATGATGGCAGTTGTCACTGCATACTCCATTGGATTTGGACCAA TGACCTGGCTCCTCCTCAGTGAGATATTTCCCGCTTCTGTGCGAGGAAGAGCATTCGCATTCACCACCTGCTTCAACTGGAGTGCACACCTATTGGTTGCCTTCACCTTCCTGGACGTCTTCA GTGCAATAGGTCTGTCTGGGACTTTTCTAATGTATGGGATGACCTCAATGGTGGCTGCCGTTTTCTTCTACTTCATGCTACCAGAGACCAAAGGCAAGACATTGGAGGAGATCGACAAGGAATTGCGTTTAAACAG GTTTCACCACGGTATGGAGTGTTGTGACGTCATCAGACGAAGAAATTCCCCTCCAGAATACCAACGAGTAGTCTGTCAATTAAGTAGATGA